Part of the Paenibacillus antri genome is shown below.
TCGACGAGGCGGCGCGGATGGACGGCTGCACCGAATGGCGGCTGCTGCTCCGCATCTATCTTCCGCTGTCGCTGCCGATGCTTGCGACGATCGGCTTATTTTACGGCGTCAGCTTCTGGAACTCCTTCTTCAACGTCCTGATCTACATGAACAGCCCGGCGAAGTACAACCTTACCGTGCTCATCCAACAGATGGTGCAGAGTCAGACGATTCTGCAGGAGTTCAACACGATGAGCCAGCTGGAGGAAGTGAACGTCACGCCGGAGGGCATGAAGGCCGCAGGCATTATGGTCATGATTCTCCCGATGCTGATCGTCTACCCGCTGCTCCAAAAGTATTTCGTGAAGGGGGTGATGATCGGCGCGGTGAAAGGCTGAAACACCCGTTGATCTTTGCTTTCCGAATGCGAGACAATACACTTATTCTAGGGAGGTCGTTTTTCGAAATGAAGAAACGTACATGGATGCGCAAGACGACGGCGCCGCTGACCGCCGTTCTCGCGATGAGCTTCGTCGCCGCCGCTTGTGGGACCGCGCCGGCGGACAACGCTTCGACGGAGGAGGAGACGCCCGCGGCAGGCGCCGAGACGCCCGCCGAACCGGCGGCTCAGGAGCCGGAGAAGCGCGGATCGATCACGTCGTCGCTGTACGACAGAGGCACCGTTCCGGCCGAAGAAGGCACGATGGACAACAATCGCTGGACGAAGTGGGTGAACGAGAACGGTCCGGTCGACGTGAAGTATGTGACGGTGCCGCGCTTCGAGTCGCTGCAGAAATTCAACGTCATGTTCGCATCGGGAACGGCGCCGGACCTCATTCTCGAATTCGACGCCGCGTACCAAGGCCAGCTGTACACGCAGAAGCAGCTGATGCCGCTCGACGACCTGATCGCCGAACATAGCACGGAGTACAAGGCGATGTTGGAAAAGTATCCGGCCATCAAGAAAGCCGCCACGATGGACGACGGCAAGATGTACATGCTCGGCCGCCCGCTCGAATTCGGTCCCCAGCATTACCTGTTCATCCGCGCGGACTGGCTGAAGAAGCTGAACCTCGAAGCGCCGAAGACGCCGGAAGAGCTGCTGGAAGTCGCCAAGGCGTTCGCGACGCAGGATCCGGACGGCAACGGCCAAGCGGATACGGAAGGCATCGGCCTCAGCTTCGTCGCCGGCATCATCTTGAATCATATGTTCGGCTCGGGCTTCACGTTGTTCGGCACCGATCAGAACCCTTGGATGCTCGACGAGAGCGGCAAGGTCGTTCACGACTGGGATCGCATGAAGGCGGCGCTCGCGTTCCAGAAGCAAATCTACGAATCCGGCGTCGCGGATAAAGATTTCGTCACGGACAAGAACGGGGAAAAGCAGAAGCAGCAGTGGATCGCCGGCAAGCTTGGCATCTACGGCGGCAACGGCTCCGACGTGAAAATTTACGAAGCGCTGAAAGCCAACGTTCCGGAGGCGGAGATCGTCCCGATCGCGCTGCCGGTAACCGAGTTCGGCCAATTCAGCCCGATTCTCTCCGCTCCGGTCCAACTGACGGGCATGATCAACGCCGCCGCGAAGGATCCGGCCGCCGTCATGAAGCACGTCGATTTCATGGCGTCCGAGACGTACCGCGACACGATCGCGAACGGGCTGGAAGGCGTGCACCATACGAAAGCCGAGAACGGCTGCCCGCAAGCGATCGACGCCGAGAAGAACAAGAAAGAGCTCGGATACGCAGGCGACATGAACATGCTGGCGCCGCTCGTCGGCGACTGCTTCGGCCTCGAGAACAAGGTGAATCCGACCGAAGCGGAGAAGGGCATGATCGCGATCCGCGCGATGGCGCGCGAGGCGTACATGGATCCGGCGAAGCCGATGGTCGGCCTCACGCACAGCAGCTTCATGCCGATCCTGCCGCAAGACCTGCTGCAAATCAAGACGAACGCCAACAAGACGATCGTCGATCTCGCGGTGAAGGCGATCGTGAGCGGCGGCTCGTACACCGTCGACCAATTCGTCGACGAAGCGAAGTCCGTGTGGGAGAAAGCGGGCGGCGCGAAGGTCGATGCGTTCTACAGCGATTGGTACGAGAAGAGCAAAGACAGCGCCCTTCTGATGAAGGATCTGTACGAGATGGCTCCGTAAGGAGAAGCGATGCACCGGAATACGCCTCGTCTTGAGGCGTATTCCTTTTTCCAAAGAGGAGGAACGACCATGATCCCTAGATTTCAGGATGCGAGAGACCGATTTTTCGATATGCGCTTCGGCATGTTCGTTCATTGGGGGTTGTACGCGATTCCCGCTTGGCACGAACAGCTGCTGTGGCGAGGGAACGCGACGCGCAAAGAATACGAGCGGCTGATGCATCGCTTCGACCCGCAGCGGTTCGACCCGGAGGCGTGGCTGGACGTCGCGGAGGCGGCCGGCATGCAGTACGTCTGCTTCACGACGAAGCATCACGACGGATTTTGCATGTGGGACACGAAGGAGACGTCCTATAACGTGATGAATACGCCGTACGGCAAGGACGTGCTGGCGATGCTCGCGGAAGCGTGCGCGAAGCGGGGCATGCCGCTCAGCCTCTATTATTCATGTCCCGACTGGCATCACCCGAACTATCCGAATCTCGGGCGCCATCACGAGATGTTCGGTCCGAGGGCCGGAGACGAGCCGGATTTGGAAAAGTACTACGCGTACGTGCGCCGCCAGATCGAGGAGCTGCTCACCCGATACGGTCCGATCTATCAATGGTTCTGGGACGTCAACGTGGCCGAGCACCGCGATCCGTCGATCAACGAGCGGATCAGGGAGCTGCAGCCGGGCATTCTGATCAACAACCGAGGCCCTGGAGACGGCGATTACAGCACGCCGGAGCGCCACGTGCCCGAGGGCGGCGTCTTTCGGACGCCGACGGAGGCGTGTCAATCGCTCGGGCGGGAAAGCTGGGGGTACCGCGAGAACGAGGATTATTACTCCGACAAATTCATCATGCAGAGCATGGACAAGGCGCTGGCGATGGGCGGCAATTATTTGCTGAACGTCGGGCCGAGGGCGGACGGCACGCTCGATCCGATCAATGCGGCGACGCTGCGAAGGCTCGGGGATTGGTTCGGCCGCGTGAAGGAAGCGTTCCTCGGGGCGGAGCCCGCTTCCTATATGGGCGGCCGCGACGAGATCGTCTCCTCGGACGAGGTGCACAGCGTCGTCGCGCGGGATCACGTGCTGCTGACGCGGAAGGGCAATCATCTTTATGTACATGCGTATAAAGATTTGCAGAGCGACTGCATCGTGCTGCGTCCGCTCGACAAGCAGCCGAAGCGGGCCGTGCTGCTGAACGACGGTCGGGAGCTCGACTGCGCCGTGGAGCTGCTGCCCTGGTATTGGAAGGAGAAGCCGTACTTGCGGCTGCGCCGGGTGCCCGTGAACGAATTCGCCGGCGAAGCGCTGGTCGTGCGGCTCGAATTCGACGATTCCGTCGCGGAATAAGCGTATACGGGAAAATTGGATATTGTCAGGAGGCGATTCGCGGACGTACGCTGAGGGCCGAATCTGAAAGGAGGAAGATGACATTGCAGGAGAAGCGAGTCCATCGGCCGAGGGGATTACGAAATTTGGTAAGCGTCTTCTTGGCTGCGGCATTGTTGGCGGGAAGCATGGCGCCGGGCGCCGCGCCGCGCGCGGCGGCGGCGACCGGCGGGGATCTGCTCGCGGACACGTTCGACGCGGCCCAGATCGGAGCGCGTCCGCCGGGCTGGACCGGGAGCGCGCCGGCCGCGGTATCGCCGGCGCCGGAGCCGTACGTCGCGAAGGCGACGGTCGAGGAGCTGCAGGGCGAAGCGGGACGCGTGTTCCGCGTGGAGAAGAACGGCAAGTCGACCGCGACGTTCACCCTGTCGCGGAATTTCTCGGGCGTTCCGACCGCGAAGACGGTGCTGACGTACAAGGTGCGCGCCGAGCAGACGAACGCGGTGTTTTATTTGCCGTCCGTGCGCAGCGGATCGGTCGTGCTGAACCGGTTCGCATTGTACAACGGAAAGTTCGCGTACATGAAACCCGGCGCCTCCGGGTGGACCGAGCTCGCGCCGTACCAGGCCGGCGTCTGGCACGAGGTGCGTCTCGCGATGGACACCGACAGCGATACGTTCGATCTGTTCGTCGACGGCGAGATGAAGTTGAACCGGGAGCCGATGACGGAAGGCGGCTCCGTCTCGAGTATGTATCTCGGCATCTACAAGGACAGCGTCGGCGCGGCTTCGTTCGACGAGATGCACCTGCATTCGTACAAAGCAGCTGTAAGCGCTTCCTTCGAGGAGGCCGCATATGAAGTGGCCGCCGGAGCGACGGCGGCGCTGCCGCTGCGGTTCGAGCCGGCGGACGCGACGGACCAAAGCGCGTCTTGGAGCTCGGATAACGAGGCGGTCGCGACGGTGTCCTCGAGCGGCGTCGTCACGGGCGTCTCGCCGGGAACGGCGACGATTACCGCGACGCCGCGGGAGCCGATTCCCGCGGTCAGCGTCGCGGTCACCGTGTTCGAGGTGCCGGTGGAATCGATCGCCGTGAGCCCGTCCGCATTGACGCTGCCGGTCGAGTCGCGCGCGTTCCTGACCGCGGACGCGCTGCCCGCGAACAGCACGGACCGGCGCATCGACTGGAGCTCGGCGGACGAGCGCGTCGCGACGGTAGACGGGAACGGCGAAGTGACGGGCGTCGGCCCGGGGACGACGACGATCGTCGCGTCGACGCCGGGCGGCCTCGTGCGCGGGGAAGCGACGGTGACGGTGACGGAGCGCTCCGCGTATCGGGAGCTGTACGTCTCGCCGGCGGGCGACGACGCCGCCGCGGGCACGTTAGAGGCGCCGTTCCGCACGATCGAGCGGGCGCAGCAGGAGGTTCGGGCGCTGAACGACGCCATGACCGGGGACATCGTCGTGTATTTACGCGGCGGGACGTATACGCTCGACGAGGCGCTGACGTTCACGACGGAGGACTCCGGCGCGAACGGGTACTTCGTCGCGTACCGAAGCTATCCGGGCGAGACGGCGGCGCTCAGCGGCGGACGGACGATCGACGGGTGGACGCTGCATGACGAGGCGCATGGCATCTATAAGGCGGACGCGGGAACGGATCTGGCGACCCGCCAGCTGTTCGTCGACGGCGTCCGAGCCGTGCGCGCCCGGAGCGCTGCAGGGCTGACGAATCCGGTCAAGACGGCGGACGGCTACGTGTCGGACGATACGTATATTGCCGGCTGGCGGAACGTCGCCGACCTCGAATTCGTCTATCATGAGCTGTGGACGAA
Proteins encoded:
- a CDS encoding extracellular solute-binding protein, producing the protein MKKRTWMRKTTAPLTAVLAMSFVAAACGTAPADNASTEEETPAAGAETPAEPAAQEPEKRGSITSSLYDRGTVPAEEGTMDNNRWTKWVNENGPVDVKYVTVPRFESLQKFNVMFASGTAPDLILEFDAAYQGQLYTQKQLMPLDDLIAEHSTEYKAMLEKYPAIKKAATMDDGKMYMLGRPLEFGPQHYLFIRADWLKKLNLEAPKTPEELLEVAKAFATQDPDGNGQADTEGIGLSFVAGIILNHMFGSGFTLFGTDQNPWMLDESGKVVHDWDRMKAALAFQKQIYESGVADKDFVTDKNGEKQKQQWIAGKLGIYGGNGSDVKIYEALKANVPEAEIVPIALPVTEFGQFSPILSAPVQLTGMINAAAKDPAAVMKHVDFMASETYRDTIANGLEGVHHTKAENGCPQAIDAEKNKKELGYAGDMNMLAPLVGDCFGLENKVNPTEAEKGMIAIRAMAREAYMDPAKPMVGLTHSSFMPILPQDLLQIKTNANKTIVDLAVKAIVSGGSYTVDQFVDEAKSVWEKAGGAKVDAFYSDWYEKSKDSALLMKDLYEMAP
- a CDS encoding alpha-L-fucosidase, giving the protein MIPRFQDARDRFFDMRFGMFVHWGLYAIPAWHEQLLWRGNATRKEYERLMHRFDPQRFDPEAWLDVAEAAGMQYVCFTTKHHDGFCMWDTKETSYNVMNTPYGKDVLAMLAEACAKRGMPLSLYYSCPDWHHPNYPNLGRHHEMFGPRAGDEPDLEKYYAYVRRQIEELLTRYGPIYQWFWDVNVAEHRDPSINERIRELQPGILINNRGPGDGDYSTPERHVPEGGVFRTPTEACQSLGRESWGYRENEDYYSDKFIMQSMDKALAMGGNYLLNVGPRADGTLDPINAATLRRLGDWFGRVKEAFLGAEPASYMGGRDEIVSSDEVHSVVARDHVLLTRKGNHLYVHAYKDLQSDCIVLRPLDKQPKRAVLLNDGRELDCAVELLPWYWKEKPYLRLRRVPVNEFAGEALVVRLEFDDSVAE